From Selenomonadales bacterium:
ATCGCCGCCACATCCTGGGGCGCAAGCGGGACCGTCACGCAATTTTTATTTCATACACAACATCTTTCTCCCGAATGGCTCGTCACAGTTCGCATGCTCGTTGCAGGAACGCTTCTCCTGCTTCCGCAAGCATGGCATAGTGTCCGCGGGATCTTCGATATCTGGCGCTCGAAGGATAGCAGACGACAGCTTCTCATCTTTGCGATATTCGGCATGATGCTGATGCAGTACTCCTACTTCGTCGCCATCGACGCAGGCAATGCCGCCACCGCAACGATATTGCAATACCTCGCCCCCAGCATGATAGCCGTGTACGGCATCCTTCGCGCACGCGTCTGGCCGACAACATTGCAAACTATCGCCATCATTCTTGCTATGGCAGGAACATTCCTTCTCGTGACGAAAGGCGATATCAGCACACTTGCCTTATCCCCCAAGGCCGTATCGTGGGGAATATTCTCCGCAGGTACGCTTGCCTTCTACACAGTCTATCCCAGCTACCATCTGATACGCTGGCCATCGCCCGTACTTCTCGGCTGGGCAATGATCATCGGAGGCATCACCATGCTCCCGCTCGGACAGCCGTGGCACTTTGTCGGTGAAGCATCGCTTATATCTCTGGCAGGTATTATATTCATTATTATATTTGGTACGATCTGCCCGTTTTATTGTTTTCTCGAAAGCATAAAATATATATC
This genomic window contains:
- a CDS encoding EamA family transporter; the protein is MTIPASKLRRYGILLVLIAATSWGASGTVTQFLFHTQHLSPEWLVTVRMLVAGTLLLLPQAWHSVRGIFDIWRSKDSRRQLLIFAIFGMMLMQYSYFVAIDAGNAATATILQYLAPSMIAVYGILRARVWPTTLQTIAIILAMAGTFLLVTKGDISTLALSPKAVSWGIFSAGTLAFYTVYPSYHLIRWPSPVLLGWAMIIGGITMLPLGQPWHFVGEASLISLAGIIFIIIFGTICPFYCFLESIKYISPQEAGTLASSEALVVVLFSIAFLATPFTLYDWIGGAFIVLTVILLARQSAQHKR